A single Carnobacterium inhibens subsp. inhibens DSM 13024 DNA region contains:
- a CDS encoding V-type ATP synthase subunit B, whose product MLKEYRTINEVVGPLMAVEGVEGVKFDELVEIQMQNGEKRRGQVLEIDGDKAMVQIFEGSSGINLKDTKVRFLGRPLSLDVSEDMVGRVFDGMGRVNDNGPELIPEKTLDINGEAINPMARDYPDEFIQTGISSIDHLNTLVRGQKLPVFSGSGLPHKELAAQIARQATVKNSDEKFAVVFAAIGITFEEAEFFMEDFRKTGAIDRSVMFINLADDPAIERIATPKMALTAAEYLAYEKDMHVLVIMTDMTNYCEALREISAARREVPGRRGYPGYLYTNLATLYERAGRLVGGKGSVTQIPILTMPEDDKTHPIPDLTGYITEGQLILSRELYNSGVQPPIDVLPSLSRLKDKGTGEGKTRKDHAATMNQLFAAYAQGKQAKELAVVLGDSALSDEDKMFAEFANRFEKEYVNQGNYTNRTIEETLDLGWELLSILPRTELKRIKDDMLDEYLPKGE is encoded by the coding sequence ATGCTTAAAGAATATCGCACAATAAATGAAGTCGTAGGACCCTTAATGGCTGTAGAAGGCGTAGAAGGTGTAAAATTTGATGAGTTAGTTGAAATTCAAATGCAAAATGGTGAAAAAAGACGTGGACAAGTTCTTGAAATTGATGGCGATAAAGCTATGGTTCAGATTTTTGAAGGATCAAGCGGGATTAACTTGAAAGATACAAAAGTTCGCTTTCTAGGAAGACCCTTATCTTTAGATGTTTCTGAAGATATGGTTGGGCGAGTATTCGATGGAATGGGACGCGTAAATGATAATGGTCCAGAATTGATTCCTGAGAAAACATTAGATATCAATGGTGAAGCTATCAATCCAATGGCTCGTGACTATCCAGATGAATTTATTCAAACAGGTATTTCTTCTATTGACCATTTGAATACATTAGTTCGTGGGCAAAAATTGCCAGTGTTTTCTGGTTCAGGTCTGCCACACAAAGAACTAGCCGCTCAAATTGCTCGTCAAGCAACTGTAAAAAATTCGGATGAAAAATTTGCCGTTGTATTTGCAGCTATTGGAATCACTTTTGAAGAAGCCGAGTTCTTTATGGAAGACTTCCGTAAAACTGGCGCAATCGACCGTTCAGTTATGTTTATCAATTTAGCTGATGATCCAGCTATTGAGCGGATCGCAACGCCTAAAATGGCATTGACTGCAGCAGAATATTTAGCTTATGAAAAAGATATGCATGTATTGGTTATTATGACGGATATGACAAATTACTGTGAAGCATTACGTGAAATCTCAGCAGCACGACGTGAAGTTCCGGGTCGTCGTGGTTACCCTGGATATCTTTATACAAACTTGGCTACCTTATATGAACGTGCGGGTCGTCTAGTAGGAGGAAAAGGGTCAGTAACACAAATTCCTATTTTAACAATGCCGGAAGATGATAAAACTCATCCAATTCCAGATTTAACAGGTTACATCACTGAAGGTCAATTGATTTTGTCTCGTGAACTATACAATAGTGGTGTTCAACCGCCAATCGACGTATTGCCTTCTCTTTCTCGTCTAAAAGACAAAGGAACAGGTGAAGGGAAGACTAGAAAAGATCATGCAGCAACGATGAACCAATTATTTGCTGCTTACGCTCAAGGAAAACAAGCTAAAGAACTCGCAGTTGTTCTTGGGGATTCTGCCTTGTCAGATGAAGATAAAATGTTTGCAGAATTTGCGAATCGTTTTGAAAAAGAGTACGTGAATCAAGGGAACTACACAAATCGTACAATTGAAGAAACGTTGGACTTAGGATGGGAATTGTTATCTATTCTGCCACGAACTGAATTGAAACGTATTAAAGACGATATGTTAGACGAATACCTGCCGAAAGGGGAGTAA